A stretch of DNA from Micromonospora peucetia:
CCCCGGAAGCCCTCCAGCGAGTCCAGCAGCGCGGTCTCCTCGCCACAGATGTACGCCCCGGCGCCCGAGTGCACCACCAGCTCCAGGTCGAACCCGCTGCCGAGGATGTTCCGGCCGAGGTAGCCCTTGGCCTGCGCCTCCCGTACGGCGTTGCGCAGCCGGCGCGCGGCGTGTACCGCCTCGCCGCGGATGTAGATGTAGGCGCGGTTGGCCCGGATCGCGTACGACGCGATGATCACGCCCTCGACGAGCGCGTGCGGGTCGTGCGTCATCAGCGGGAGGTCCTTGCAGGTGCCCGGCTCCCCCTCGTCGGCGTTGACCACGAGGTAGTGCGGCTTGCCGTCGCCCTGCGGGATGAATCCCCACTTCAGACCGGCCGGGAAGCCTGCGCCGCCGCGACCGCGCAGGCCGGAGTCCTTGATCAGCTGGATCAGGTCGTCCGGGTGCGCCTTGAGCGCCTTACGCAGGGCCGCGTAGCCGTCGAGCTTCTCGTAGGTGCCGATCCGCCAGGCGTCCGGCGACAGCCAGCGCTTGGTGAGGACCGGCGTCAGCTTGGCCAGGGTCTCCGGCCGGGGAGTGGTCACTTCTGGACCCCTGTCTCGCTCGCGGCGGCGGAGCCCGCGCCAGCGGCGCCCGTCCCCGCCTCGGCTTCCTTGAGGTTGCGCTGCTGTGCCCCGGCCTCGTCGCCGGCGGGCTTGCCGTCGCCGGCCGGCGCGTTGGCCGCCACACCGGCGGCCTCCGCCTCCTGCGCGTCGCTGGGAGCCGGCGGCGCGCCGTCCACCGGGATCTTGGTCCCGGGGGCGTCCGGCACGGCGGTCGCCGCGTCCGGCTGCCGCGTCTCGGCGGCCCGCACCTCGGGCGACTTGTCGTCCGGCGCCTTGACGTCCCGGGTGGTGCTGCCGGCCGCCTCGGCGGCGGGGGCCGGCTCACCGACGCCCGCGTTGCGCGCCGTACCCGAGGTGGTGGCCTTGCCGCTCACGGCCGGGACGGCCTCGGGGGCCGGCTTCGCGGCGGCCTCGCTCCTGGCCTTCGCCTCGGCGGCGGCCTTGTCGGCCTCGGCCTTGCTCCGGATCGGGGTGTTCGGGTCGAAGCCCGGCACCGAGATGCCGTGCTCCTGGGCCAGCCGCAGCCCTCGCAGGGTGGGCTCTCCCGGCCCGCCGTCGGCGACCGCGCCCTCCCGCTCGTCGGCGAAGCCGGCGAGCTGGACCGCCATCTCCTTGAGGGTGCAGAGCCGGGCGCCCCGGGTCGGCATCGGCCGGCCCCCGGCACGCAGCTCGTCGACCACGCCGCGCGCGGCCTGCGGGTCCACCCCGTCGAAGAAGTCGTAGTTGACGGTCATCACCGGGCCGTAGTCGCAGGCCGCCAGGCACTCGGCGTGCTCCAGGGTGATCTTCCCGTCGGCGGTGGTCTCGTCGTGCCCCACCCCGAGGTGCTCGGAGAGGGTGTCGTAGACCTCCTGGCCACCGAGCACGTTGCACATCGTGTTGGTGCAGACGCTCACCAGGTAGTCGCCGGTCGGCCGGCGCTTGTACATGGTGTAGAAGGTCGCGACCGCACCGACCTGGGCCTTGTTCAGGCCCAGCACCTCGGCGCAGAACGCCACGCCGGCCGGGGAGACGTAGCCCTCCTCGGACTGCACGAGGTGCAGCAGCGGCAGCAGCGCCGACCGGGACCGGTCGGCCGGGTAACGGGCGATGATCTCCCGTGCCCGTTCGCGGGTCTCGTCAGTAAAAACGCTCATCGGTCACAACCACCCATCACGGGGTCCAGCGAAGCCCCACCGGCGATCACGTCGGCGATCAGGCCGCCCTCGGCCATCGCCGGGAGGGCCTGGAGGTTGACGAAGCTCGGCTCCCGGTAGTGCACCCGGTAGGGCCGGGTGCCACCGTCGGAGACGGCGTGCACACCCAGCTCGCCGCGGGGCGACTCGATGCCGACGTAGACCTGACCCGGCGGCACCCGGAAGCCCTCGGTGACGAGCTTGAAGTGGTGGATCAGCGACTCCATCGACTGACCCATGATCTTCGCGACGTGCTCCAGCGAGTTGCCCATGCCGTCGACGCCGATGGCGAGCTGCGCCGGCCAGGCGATCTTCTTGTCGGCCACCATCACCGGGCCCGGCCGGAGCCGGTCCAACGCCTGCTCGACGAGCTTGAGCGACTCCCGCATCTCGGCGAGCCGGACCAGGTAGCGGCCCCACACGTCGCCGTCGGTGTGCGTCGGCACGTCGAACTCGTACGTCTCGTAGCCGCAGTACGGCATGGTCTTGCGCAGGTCCCAGGCGAGGCCGGCGGAACGCAGCACCGGGCCGGTCACGCCGAGCGCGACGCAGCCGGTCACGTCGAGCACGCCGACGTTCTTCGTCCGCTCGAGCCAGATCGGCTGCCCGGAGAGCATGTTCTCGTATTCCTTGAGCCGCTTCGGCAGCAGCTTCAGGAACTCGCGGATCTTGACGATCGCCTCGTCCGGCACGTCCTGGGCGACGCCGCCCGGCCGGACGTACGCGTGGTTCATCCGCAGGCCGGTGATGATCTCGAAGATCTCCAGGATGTACTCACGCTCGCGGAAGCCGTAGAGCATGACGTTGATCGCGCCCAGCTCCATGCAGGTGGTGGCCACCCAGACCAGGTGCGACGAGATCCGGTTCAGCTCCATCATCAGGACCCGGATGGTGTTCGCCCGCTCGGTGATCTGCTCCTCGATGCCGAGCAGCTTCTCCACCGCCAGCGCGTAACCCGTCTCGTTGAAGATCGGGGCGAGGTAGTCCATCCGGGTCACGAACGTGCTGCCCTGGATCCAGTTGCGGTATTCGAGGTTCTTCTCGATGCCGGTGTGCAGGTAGCCGACGACCGCGCGGGCCTCGCGGACCGTCTCGCCCTCCAGCTCGAGGACCAGCCGGAGCACACCGTGCGTCGACGGGTGCTGCGGACCCATGTTGACGACGATCCGCTCGTCGTTGATCGGGTCGGTCCCCGAGACGACGCTGTCCCAGTCGCCACCGGTGACGGTGAAGACCCTGCCCTCGGTGGTGTCGCGCTCGCTGGCGTAGTTCGACGTGCTCACTGGTAGGACCTCCTCCGGTCCGGCGGCGGGATCGCAGCGCCCTTGTACTCGACCGGCACGCCGCCGAGCGGGTAGTCCTTGCGCTGGGGGTGCCCCTCCCAGTCGTCCGGCATGAGGATCCGGGTCAGGTTGGGGTGGCCGTCGAAGACGATGCCGAACATGTCGTACGCCTCGCGCTCCTGCCAGTCCGCCGTCGGGTAGATCGACGTGACGCTCGGCAGGTGCGGCTCCTCGACGGAGACCGCGGCCTCCAGCCGCACCGTGCGACGGTAGGTCATCGAGGTGAGCTGGTAGACGACGTGCAGGCGACGGGCGTCGGCGCCGAGGTAGTCCACCCCGGAAACCGACGAGCAGAGCTCGAAGCGGAGCGCCATGTCGTCCCGCATCACCTGGCAGACCTCGGCGATCCGCTCCGGGCGGATGTGCAGGGTCAGCTCGCCCCGGTCGACCACGACCTTCTCGATGGCGTCGCCGAAGGCGGGGTACGCCTCCTCCAACGCGTCGCGGACCTCGTCGAAGTAGCTCCCGTACGGCCGGGGGGCGTCCTCGATGGTCTGGCGCCGGCGGACGAGGCCGCCGAAGCCGGACACGTCTCCGGAGCCCTGGTTGCCGAACATGCCCCGGCCGGCCGGGCTGGCCGGGGGATACTCGGCGGGTGCTCCGCTGGTGGCGCCGGCCGGCGTCACCGGTACCGGCACGCCGCCGTCGTTGGGCGCGGTCACTGGGCCCGCCCTCCGTTCGCGGCTGCGGGGCTCCGCTCCGCCGCACTCCTCGCGTTCACCGCGACCCTCCGTGCTGAAGGTGGTTCTGGGCCTTCATCCAGTTCTCGATCCGCAACTGCTCCTCGCGGCCCTCACGGACCGCCTTGGTCCACTCGGCCCGCCGGGCCTTGTCGCTCCGGTAGGACGACGGCATCGAGCCGTAGGGGACGGCCGGGATGTCGCCACGGGCCTGGCGCGCCTCGAGCATCTTGCGGCCGTTCGGACCGAGCGGCTCGTGCCCGATCTTCTCGCGCAGCTTGAGGATCGCGTCGATGAGCATCTCGGGCCGGGGCGGGCAGCCGGGAAGGTACATGTCGACCGGGACGATGTGGTCGACGCCCTGGACGATGGCGTAGTTGTTGAACATGCCGCCGCTGCTGGCGCAGACACCCATCGAGATGACCCAGCGGGGCTCCGCCATCTGGTCGTAGATCTGGCGCAGCACCGGGGCCATCTTCTGGCTCACCCGGCCGGCCACGATCATCAGGTCGGCCTGTCGGGGCGAGGCCCGGAAGACCTCCATGCCCCAGCGACCCATGTCGTAGTGCGGGCCACCGGCGGCCATCATCTCGATCGCGCAGCAGGCCAGGCCGAAGGTGGCCCCCCAGACCGACGTCTTCCGCGACCAGTTGACCAGCTTCTCCACCGAGGTGAGCAGGACACCGGCGGGAAGCTTCTCCTCGATACCCATCTGAGGTTCCTCCCTCAGTCCCAGTCCAGGCCGCCACGCCGCCAGACATAGGCGTACGCGACGAAGACCGCGACGATGAACAGGACCATCTCCACGAAGCCGAAGATCGGCAGGGCGTCGAACGAGACCGCCCAGGGAAAGAGGAAGATGATCTCGATGTCGAAGACGATGAAGAGCATCGCCGTCAGATAGAACTTGATCGGGAACCGGCCGCCGCCGACCGGCTGCGGGCTGGGCTCGATGCCGCACTCGTACGCCTCGAGCTTGGCTTTGTTGTAACGCCGGGGACCGGCGAAGCGGGCGGCGGCCACGGAGAACAGCGCGAACCCCGCGGCGAGGGCGAACAGCCCGATGATCGGTGCGTAAGGCGAGAGCGACATCGTATTCTCCTGCTCGTCCTTCCCTGCCCCTGGTCCTTGACAAAAAATCACACTATTCACGTCCCGCGCGACGGCTGCCGGCGGGGGTCGATCTGTCCTGGCCCGTGGCCGTCGCCAGCCGCGCGCCCGGTCGTCACACGGCTGGTGCCGCCCTCGTCATCGCGTTGATGACGCGGTCCATCGCGTCCCCGTCCCGGGGGTCGGTCAGGTTGGCCAGCAGCTTGAGCACGAAGCGCATCAGCATCGGGTGGGGCATCCCGTGCTTCGTGGCCATCCGCATGATCTCGGGGCGGCCGATGAGCTTCACGAAGATGCCGCCGAGCCGGTAGTAGCCGCCGAAGCGGGCCTTCAACTCCGTCGAGTACGCCGCCAGGGCACGCTCCCGGTCCGCGCCGGCCGGACGGGCGAGCGCCTGCACGGCGACCTCCGCGGCCAACTCGCCGGACTCCATCGCGTACGCGATGCCCTCGCCGTTGAACGGGTTGACCATGCCGCCGGAGTCGCCGACCAGCATCACGCCACGGGTGTAGTGCGGCACCCGGTTGAACCCCATGGGAAGGGCGGCGCCGAGGATCGGGCCCTCCGCGTTCGCCTCGTCGGTCATGCCCCAGTCGGCGGGCGTGTTGGCCAGCCAGTCGGTGAGCAGCCGGCGGTAGTTGGTCTTGCCGAAGGCGGACGAGGAGTTGAGCACGCCGAGGCCGACGTTGACCCGGCCGTCACCCAGCCCGAAGATCCAGCCGTACCCGGGCAGCAGGTTGTCGCCGCTGTCCTTGCTGCGCAACTCCAGCCAGGACTCCAGGTAGTTGTCGTCGTGCTTGGCCGGCGAGCGGTAGTAGCGCCGGACGGCGACGCCGATCGGCCGGTCCTCCCGCTTGGCCAGCCCGAGAGCGAGCGGGAAGCGGCCGGAGACCCCGTCGGCCGCGACGACCAGCGGGGCGTGGAAGGTGGCGGGCTCCTTGCCCGGGCCGACCTCCGCCTCGACGCCGGTGACCCGGCCGTCCGGGCCCAGCACCGGGCCGATGACGTTCACGCCGGTACGCAGGTCGGCCCCGGCCTCGACGGCCCGTCGGGCGAGCAGGTCGTCGAAGTCGAGCCGGGTGCGCACCAGGCCGTAGTTGGGGAAGCTCGCCAGGTCGGGCCAGTCCAGCTCCAGCCGGACGCCGCCGCCGATCACCCGCAGGCCCCGGTTGTGCAGCCAGCCCGCCTCGGGCGAGGTGTCGACGCCCATCCGGATCAGCTGTCGCACCGCGCGCGGGGTCAGCCCGTCGCCGCAGACCTTCTCCCGGGGAAACTCGGTCTTCTCCAGCAGCAGCACCCGTACGCCGTGCTGAGCCAGGTGGTACGCGGTAGCCGACCCACCGGGACCGGCGCCCACGACAATCACGTCGGCGTCATGCTCCACTGCGGTCATCCGCGCCTCCCTCCCGCACGCTCGTGAAATCCTTCACAAGCCAGACGGTGGGAGTCTATGACCGACGCGATAACCGGGCCGGAGCAGGGGT
This window harbors:
- the nuoE gene encoding NADH-quinone oxidoreductase subunit NuoE, giving the protein MSVFTDETRERAREIIARYPADRSRSALLPLLHLVQSEEGYVSPAGVAFCAEVLGLNKAQVGAVATFYTMYKRRPTGDYLVSVCTNTMCNVLGGQEVYDTLSEHLGVGHDETTADGKITLEHAECLAACDYGPVMTVNYDFFDGVDPQAARGVVDELRAGGRPMPTRGARLCTLKEMAVQLAGFADEREGAVADGGPGEPTLRGLRLAQEHGISVPGFDPNTPIRSKAEADKAAAEAKARSEAAAKPAPEAVPAVSGKATTSGTARNAGVGEPAPAAEAAGSTTRDVKAPDDKSPEVRAAETRQPDAATAVPDAPGTKIPVDGAPPAPSDAQEAEAAGVAANAPAGDGKPAGDEAGAQQRNLKEAEAGTGAAGAGSAAASETGVQK
- a CDS encoding NADH-quinone oxidoreductase subunit D, translating into MSTSNYASERDTTEGRVFTVTGGDWDSVVSGTDPINDERIVVNMGPQHPSTHGVLRLVLELEGETVREARAVVGYLHTGIEKNLEYRNWIQGSTFVTRMDYLAPIFNETGYALAVEKLLGIEEQITERANTIRVLMMELNRISSHLVWVATTCMELGAINVMLYGFREREYILEIFEIITGLRMNHAYVRPGGVAQDVPDEAIVKIREFLKLLPKRLKEYENMLSGQPIWLERTKNVGVLDVTGCVALGVTGPVLRSAGLAWDLRKTMPYCGYETYEFDVPTHTDGDVWGRYLVRLAEMRESLKLVEQALDRLRPGPVMVADKKIAWPAQLAIGVDGMGNSLEHVAKIMGQSMESLIHHFKLVTEGFRVPPGQVYVGIESPRGELGVHAVSDGGTRPYRVHYREPSFVNLQALPAMAEGGLIADVIAGGASLDPVMGGCDR
- a CDS encoding NADH-quinone oxidoreductase subunit C; the protein is MTAPNDGGVPVPVTPAGATSGAPAEYPPASPAGRGMFGNQGSGDVSGFGGLVRRRQTIEDAPRPYGSYFDEVRDALEEAYPAFGDAIEKVVVDRGELTLHIRPERIAEVCQVMRDDMALRFELCSSVSGVDYLGADARRLHVVYQLTSMTYRRTVRLEAAVSVEEPHLPSVTSIYPTADWQEREAYDMFGIVFDGHPNLTRILMPDDWEGHPQRKDYPLGGVPVEYKGAAIPPPDRRRSYQ
- a CDS encoding NuoB/complex I 20 kDa subunit family protein; translation: MGIEEKLPAGVLLTSVEKLVNWSRKTSVWGATFGLACCAIEMMAAGGPHYDMGRWGMEVFRASPRQADLMIVAGRVSQKMAPVLRQIYDQMAEPRWVISMGVCASSGGMFNNYAIVQGVDHIVPVDMYLPGCPPRPEMLIDAILKLREKIGHEPLGPNGRKMLEARQARGDIPAVPYGSMPSSYRSDKARRAEWTKAVREGREEQLRIENWMKAQNHLQHGGSR
- a CDS encoding NADH-quinone oxidoreductase subunit A; protein product: MSLSPYAPIIGLFALAAGFALFSVAAARFAGPRRYNKAKLEAYECGIEPSPQPVGGGRFPIKFYLTAMLFIVFDIEIIFLFPWAVSFDALPIFGFVEMVLFIVAVFVAYAYVWRRGGLDWD
- a CDS encoding geranylgeranyl reductase family protein produces the protein MTAVEHDADVIVVGAGPGGSATAYHLAQHGVRVLLLEKTEFPREKVCGDGLTPRAVRQLIRMGVDTSPEAGWLHNRGLRVIGGGVRLELDWPDLASFPNYGLVRTRLDFDDLLARRAVEAGADLRTGVNVIGPVLGPDGRVTGVEAEVGPGKEPATFHAPLVVAADGVSGRFPLALGLAKREDRPIGVAVRRYYRSPAKHDDNYLESWLELRSKDSGDNLLPGYGWIFGLGDGRVNVGLGVLNSSSAFGKTNYRRLLTDWLANTPADWGMTDEANAEGPILGAALPMGFNRVPHYTRGVMLVGDSGGMVNPFNGEGIAYAMESGELAAEVAVQALARPAGADRERALAAYSTELKARFGGYYRLGGIFVKLIGRPEIMRMATKHGMPHPMLMRFVLKLLANLTDPRDGDAMDRVINAMTRAAPAV